The Pseudomonas azadiae genome includes a window with the following:
- a CDS encoding SDR family oxidoreductase, translating into MTQTALVVGASGIVGSAITQLLIDNKWQVAALSRHPSQSQGVIPVAADLQDPASLEDALADLKPTHVFITTWSRQATEAENIRVNAAMVRNVLTAIRPAKSVEHVALVTGLKHYLGPFEAYGKGSLPQTPFREEQGRLDVENFYYAQEDELFVAAEKDGFTWSVHRPHTVTGVAVGNAMNMATTLAVYASICKQTNRPFVFPGSRVQWDSLTDMTDARQLAKQQLWAATTPAAANQAFNVTNGDVFRWKWMWSRIADYFDLPAADYPASLSPLEKQMADDQAVWMQIVAENGLKESDIGRLISPWHTDADLGRPIEVVTDMSKSRAMGFTAYQASDQAFFDVFDKLREMRLIP; encoded by the coding sequence ATGACCCAGACAGCTTTGGTTGTGGGCGCCAGTGGCATCGTCGGCAGCGCAATCACTCAGTTACTAATCGACAACAAGTGGCAGGTCGCCGCGCTATCGAGGCACCCGTCGCAATCGCAAGGCGTGATCCCCGTCGCGGCAGATCTCCAAGATCCAGCTTCGCTGGAAGATGCGCTTGCGGATCTGAAACCTACTCATGTGTTCATCACCACATGGTCACGGCAAGCCACGGAGGCCGAAAACATTCGCGTTAATGCCGCCATGGTTCGCAATGTGCTCACCGCCATTCGCCCAGCCAAGAGCGTCGAGCACGTAGCATTGGTCACTGGCCTGAAACACTACCTCGGCCCATTCGAAGCCTATGGAAAAGGCAGCCTCCCGCAAACGCCGTTCCGCGAAGAGCAGGGTCGTTTGGACGTTGAGAATTTCTACTACGCCCAAGAAGACGAACTCTTCGTTGCTGCTGAAAAGGACGGCTTCACATGGAGCGTTCATCGCCCGCATACCGTCACCGGGGTTGCTGTAGGTAATGCTATGAACATGGCAACTACCCTCGCCGTCTATGCCTCGATTTGCAAACAGACCAATCGCCCTTTTGTGTTTCCCGGATCAAGGGTGCAGTGGGACAGCCTCACCGATATGACGGACGCCCGGCAGTTGGCGAAACAACAACTGTGGGCGGCCACCACACCGGCTGCGGCCAATCAAGCATTCAACGTCACTAACGGCGATGTATTTCGTTGGAAATGGATGTGGAGCCGAATTGCCGACTACTTCGACTTGCCTGCCGCCGATTATCCCGCTTCACTCTCCCCTCTTGAGAAGCAGATGGCTGACGATCAAGCCGTATGGATGCAAATAGTCGCGGAGAACGGCTTGAAAGAATCCGATATTGGTCGCCTGATATCACCATGGCATACCGATGCAGACCTCGGTCGACCAATCGAAGTAGTAACGGATATGTCGAAAAGCCGTGCCATGGGCTTCACTGCCTACCAAGCGAGCGATCAAGCATTTTTCGATGTGTTCGACAAACTACGCGAGATGCGCTTGATACCCTAG
- a CDS encoding DUF3429 domain-containing protein, with protein MNALPLTSVPKHVSLLGYGGLLPFIFLALLIPFSLEYRPLFEIALVNYGAVILSFVGALHWGFAMSVQDIRAEQRSDRFIWSVIPALIAWIATLLPMPLGCLLLVIGFVVHLRQDRQLLRVMSLPVWYLPMRLRLTFVASVCLLLAALVEALHS; from the coding sequence ATGAACGCGTTGCCTTTAACCTCTGTGCCAAAGCACGTCAGCCTGCTGGGTTACGGCGGTCTGTTGCCGTTTATTTTTCTGGCGCTGCTGATCCCGTTCTCTCTCGAATATCGGCCATTGTTTGAAATTGCGCTTGTTAACTATGGCGCAGTCATCCTGAGCTTCGTCGGAGCCTTGCACTGGGGCTTCGCCATGAGCGTGCAAGACATAAGAGCCGAGCAGCGCTCCGACCGGTTTATCTGGAGTGTCATTCCTGCGCTTATTGCTTGGATTGCCACGTTATTGCCAATGCCATTGGGTTGCTTGCTGTTGGTCATCGGCTTTGTTGTCCACCTCCGGCAGGACAGGCAGCTGTTGCGGGTTATGAGCTTGCCCGTCTGGTACCTGCCGATGCGATTACGGCTTACGTTCGTGGCGAGCGTCTGCTTGCTGCTTGCCGCGCTCGTTGAGGCGCTTCATTCGTGA
- a CDS encoding DUF7693 family protein: MSAREVCQVLREVTFERRMMTKVSQASWDEIYAGYFVVSVEGWRISIYSDCDTLDYCEECVSPDGRRWSFDAGDRFGTDPIALLSTWEHQTLERLLKAL, from the coding sequence CTGTCAGCGAGAGAGGTATGCCAAGTATTGCGGGAGGTCACCTTCGAGCGACGGATGATGACCAAGGTGAGCCAGGCATCTTGGGATGAGATTTATGCGGGCTATTTCGTGGTGAGCGTCGAGGGTTGGCGGATATCAATCTACAGCGACTGTGACACGCTCGACTACTGCGAAGAATGCGTCAGTCCGGATGGACGGCGATGGTCGTTTGACGCGGGTGATAGATTTGGAACAGATCCCATTGCGTTGCTCAGCACATGGGAACATCAGACGCTTGAGCGTCTCCTGAAGGCGCTCTAG
- a CDS encoding helix-turn-helix domain-containing protein, whose product MHLKEALAGALRGARAHQGLSYEELAGATHRTYVGKLEQARANATLEKLDEIADYLGLDLLTMVTLVIAAQGEELPSEALQRTALRIREFEMSGGWQLVEEQFSDGKLIKRSQGKPKQPLKADYVRVLKAQGFDRKTIAEKLGIARSTVQKYWNT is encoded by the coding sequence ATGCATCTGAAAGAAGCGCTGGCAGGAGCATTGCGTGGAGCTCGTGCTCATCAGGGGTTGAGTTACGAAGAGTTGGCGGGGGCAACGCACAGAACGTACGTGGGGAAGCTTGAGCAGGCCCGAGCGAACGCGACGTTGGAGAAACTGGACGAGATCGCTGACTATCTAGGCCTAGACCTCTTGACTATGGTCACTCTCGTCATTGCTGCACAGGGTGAAGAACTTCCTTCAGAAGCGTTGCAACGTACTGCCTTGCGAATCAGGGAATTCGAGATGTCCGGTGGGTGGCAGTTGGTAGAGGAGCAATTCAGTGATGGAAAGCTTATCAAGCGCTCCCAAGGTAAGCCTAAGCAGCCGCTTAAAGCGGACTACGTTCGAGTCCTGAAAGCGCAAGGTTTCGACAGAAAAACAATCGCTGAAAAGCTCGGTATTGCCAGAAGCACAGTCCAGAAATATTGGAATACATAA
- a CDS encoding 3'-5' exonuclease family protein, whose translation MERPSFFIDFEASGIAPDSYPIEVAVVSSENSFSSLIKPVRYWTHWSFDAQDMHGLTQDHLLQEGDTPVAVATNMNQLFSGHVLCSDSPQDSFWFDVLFEAADLMPTFELKPLEAFVGREAASEIYRRLPTIRPHRALHDATALMNACRAFFEA comes from the coding sequence GTGGAACGGCCTTCGTTTTTTATTGATTTTGAAGCCTCTGGAATAGCTCCTGATAGCTATCCTATCGAGGTCGCCGTCGTGTCGAGTGAGAACTCCTTCAGCTCGCTTATCAAGCCAGTCCGGTACTGGACGCACTGGTCGTTCGATGCGCAAGACATGCATGGTCTCACTCAGGATCATTTGCTTCAGGAAGGCGATACCCCAGTCGCTGTTGCGACAAATATGAATCAGCTGTTTTCAGGCCACGTGCTTTGCAGCGACTCACCTCAAGACAGTTTTTGGTTCGATGTGCTTTTCGAGGCCGCAGATCTGATGCCCACCTTCGAGTTGAAGCCTTTGGAGGCATTTGTAGGCCGGGAGGCTGCCAGTGAAATCTACAGGCGACTGCCGACAATTAGGCCCCATCGAGCTCTGCATGACGCGACTGCTCTGATGAACGCCTGCCGTGCTTTTTTCGAAGCTTGA
- a CDS encoding aromatic alcohol reductase produces the protein MTEVTQFSPQSILVLGAGELGLPVLRNLASVAVRAPGSTISVLLRDSTINTQVPEKKAEIDGLRGLGIQMVAADLVHDSIDQLAEVFARFDTVIGCAGMVAGRETPMKLATAALKSGVKRYFPWQFGVDFEVIGRGSPQDLFDAQLDVRELLRAQDKTEWVIISTGMFTSFLFEPVFEVVDLENDTVNALGSLETSVTLTTPDDIGALTAKIVFFEPRFNNEIVYLSGDTVTYGEVASLLERVLGRPFKRNVWTVPYLLKELEKDPTHHIKKYRAVFAQGRGVAWPKANTFNAQHSIQVTTAQEWAQANLASGSPAD, from the coding sequence ATGACCGAAGTGACCCAATTTTCCCCGCAATCCATTCTGGTTCTAGGCGCCGGTGAGCTTGGGCTCCCGGTCTTGCGCAATCTCGCGAGCGTGGCAGTGCGCGCGCCCGGTTCCACAATCAGCGTCCTTCTCAGGGACTCGACCATCAACACTCAAGTGCCTGAGAAAAAGGCCGAAATCGATGGGCTTCGTGGCCTAGGCATCCAGATGGTGGCCGCAGACCTTGTGCACGACTCTATCGATCAACTGGCTGAGGTATTCGCACGCTTCGATACCGTAATAGGCTGTGCGGGCATGGTCGCAGGCCGGGAAACTCCGATGAAGCTGGCTACCGCTGCGCTCAAGTCCGGTGTGAAGCGCTACTTCCCGTGGCAGTTTGGTGTCGACTTCGAAGTAATCGGTCGGGGCAGTCCTCAGGATCTGTTCGATGCTCAGCTTGATGTCCGCGAATTGCTTCGTGCCCAGGATAAAACTGAATGGGTGATCATCTCGACGGGTATGTTCACCAGCTTCCTGTTCGAGCCTGTATTCGAGGTGGTTGATTTGGAAAACGATACCGTCAACGCGCTTGGTAGCCTCGAGACCAGCGTGACACTCACGACTCCAGACGACATCGGTGCATTGACAGCGAAAATCGTTTTTTTCGAACCGCGCTTTAACAATGAAATCGTTTATCTCTCAGGAGACACAGTGACGTATGGAGAGGTTGCGAGCCTTCTCGAACGCGTACTGGGCCGTCCATTCAAACGTAACGTGTGGACTGTTCCGTACTTGCTCAAAGAGTTGGAGAAAGATCCAACGCATCACATCAAGAAGTATCGCGCTGTATTCGCCCAAGGCAGAGGTGTGGCTTGGCCAAAAGCCAACACCTTCAATGCGCAGCATTCGATTCAAGTCACGACCGCTCAGGAGTGGGCGCAGGCAAATCTGGCATCAGGCTCACCAGCCGATTGA
- a CDS encoding winged helix-turn-helix transcriptional regulator, whose protein sequence is MTDQEALSQAEIICRTLREDDDGVRREVLAHAGSRWSLGILHALGVYGTMRHAEIKRQMTGVTQRMLTKTLRSMERDGLVVRREFGEVPPRVEYELTPLGMGLLVRMSPIWTWVVSNVEDFRKARQIFDSQVDKKPEWQIPTSIPLD, encoded by the coding sequence ATGACCGATCAGGAGGCTCTCAGCCAGGCAGAGATAATCTGCCGAACGTTGAGAGAAGACGATGATGGTGTCAGACGGGAAGTGCTTGCTCATGCAGGCAGCCGCTGGTCGTTGGGCATCCTGCACGCCTTGGGGGTGTACGGCACCATGCGTCATGCCGAAATAAAAAGGCAGATGACTGGTGTAACTCAGCGGATGTTGACCAAGACGCTACGCTCCATGGAGCGAGATGGCCTAGTGGTTCGCCGCGAGTTCGGTGAGGTTCCGCCACGTGTCGAGTATGAGCTGACTCCGCTCGGTATGGGGCTGTTGGTTCGTATGTCCCCTATCTGGACTTGGGTAGTCTCGAACGTCGAGGATTTCCGCAAGGCACGGCAGATTTTCGACAGCCAGGTTGATAAGAAACCTGAATGGCAAATACCCACGTCGATTCCATTGGATTGA
- a CDS encoding DUF4365 domain-containing protein, protein MPVEGPLPMTGDQHDIDADADRCLMARTPRNWRLKSLGGTDDYGFDYQVQTTPNQQATDIFRIQLKGTRSPNITADGEYLSIALKASTVRFYDRAVEPLLLVICDLSVDPDPVDCRLYYVWIRDELLRVNVAELPEEQKYVTLRVPVKNRLTSSTDLSEEIRYQNELSRAGHALSAKAEQTHPALDSENRLILVQSAVQGVAARGVTFIEALAGPKDEHWINPAPGTLAWHLTQARAELRINALERALHQLDQAESMLAKATELELGEYWCLRGNWHVESGADQAAVVAYRNAYEENNLPKYLAAQVEAEIRIRFETRPESLSELHALLEGDAPVIIGTRSRLHAVQGNYKLSLEIADHLPEPKRSFARAFAHWLSGDPDSALADSEAGLDVCDRSHDSYQLLLLLRARSKFTLAVATASTISKDVIPPSGLPGVDRQALESAWTAITDAVTSIKAVGWDSNIEQIADIWAATALALGKGRSILADLIEATRTRPGLPNIQEALRSVAAQLKDFDLALAANDQLPESSEKQLWNILLLYETRKFRLCWQGFRACIESLDRGHPLFGPAAIAASLSAHKMAQPTFVKQWIEELQSHPDLRDQAALSEFYIALEVSRLAKEDAWKSLHSRYEELGRPLSIALTLFQEADPTDLEYAVLCVRLCEKITEHLLLSPEMAARLGIALVTLKDWQALLELCQSKRVRAEPGDRMAAFEALALDHLGETEQARDRLQGILAKGTDDQVALNTYVTIATRCGYVEDAVEAAEKVFEAAETKHERLECVKLLFTLIQFGDQTSSRLVELAIRAGDLVDQNVESQEGAYLMMHLSSTLAITDLDLASDREQFQTRANAFFQKFPNSRMLRRGEIREGSSATELVESLKSLIGITADQEALQSRLEYGLQQGFTVIPFSWRPRFVLSSICDVVHLWETAKVSSRDDRKYHLSMNSELAWQPLGAEALRQLVPLLDWTALLVLYDLELIEPVVNFFGKIAISKATMEELAEFTNPMYGSPMRGKCLGLQKSLKPHLASILQPSSSGGVNRASNTAPVGRSNTQIVEICAAEPERFRLYSDDFAFRIFCAGKSDPNGICTLDVLAALVEVGLITPIDKARKMAQLCEWRVGVVVHLPDIMVLLPPLLSSAKSVRLAVEMLDAEPGFISIASALWDYRSPFEQSLAHAAAVLRALVIERSLSDIGLAALLRHWYVKAAMKKDAPPHGLQAITLLILMAGLDEDLTKTSARRIWTIYMLLVESHHGTRMDESCEREAIRLLGTHCAQLEAVEPGEGHRVFSALNASLIQDAFEQTEFSAAYAAARVASQYERAREK, encoded by the coding sequence ATGCCAGTTGAAGGGCCTCTACCAATGACGGGGGATCAGCACGATATTGATGCTGATGCCGATCGTTGCCTAATGGCACGTACACCCAGGAATTGGCGACTAAAGAGCCTAGGTGGGACGGACGATTATGGCTTCGACTACCAAGTCCAAACTACGCCAAATCAACAAGCAACGGATATTTTTCGCATTCAGTTGAAAGGCACTCGTTCCCCTAACATTACGGCGGATGGGGAATATCTTTCCATAGCACTGAAGGCATCGACTGTCCGCTTTTATGACCGAGCGGTGGAGCCCCTGCTCTTGGTGATCTGTGATCTTTCCGTCGATCCGGATCCTGTCGATTGCAGGCTCTACTACGTTTGGATCAGAGATGAGCTGCTGCGCGTTAATGTAGCTGAGCTGCCTGAGGAGCAGAAATACGTCACCCTTCGGGTTCCGGTAAAAAATCGTCTCACGTCATCTACCGACCTTTCTGAAGAAATTCGCTATCAGAATGAGCTGTCCCGAGCAGGGCATGCCCTGAGCGCAAAAGCGGAACAAACCCATCCTGCACTGGATTCAGAAAATCGTCTGATATTGGTTCAAAGTGCCGTTCAAGGAGTTGCAGCTAGAGGCGTGACCTTCATAGAGGCCCTTGCAGGCCCCAAAGACGAGCATTGGATTAACCCTGCGCCGGGCACACTTGCTTGGCATCTGACCCAAGCCAGGGCTGAGCTGCGTATCAATGCTTTGGAGAGAGCTCTGCATCAGCTAGATCAAGCCGAGTCCATGTTGGCAAAAGCGACGGAATTGGAGCTTGGCGAATACTGGTGCTTACGCGGAAACTGGCACGTTGAGTCGGGCGCTGATCAAGCAGCAGTTGTTGCCTATCGCAACGCGTATGAGGAAAACAACCTTCCCAAATACCTTGCAGCACAAGTGGAAGCGGAAATTCGGATTAGATTCGAAACTAGGCCAGAATCGCTCTCAGAGCTACACGCCTTGCTGGAGGGCGATGCCCCCGTAATCATCGGGACTAGATCGAGGCTGCACGCGGTTCAAGGGAACTACAAACTTTCGCTTGAGATTGCAGATCACCTGCCAGAGCCTAAGAGGTCGTTCGCAAGAGCCTTCGCGCACTGGCTGTCCGGCGATCCAGATAGTGCATTAGCTGACTCCGAGGCGGGCCTAGATGTATGCGACAGATCTCATGATTCCTACCAGCTGTTGCTGCTACTTAGGGCCCGCTCCAAATTTACTCTCGCGGTTGCTACAGCCAGCACGATCAGTAAAGACGTCATCCCGCCGTCCGGTCTGCCTGGCGTAGATCGGCAGGCGCTAGAGAGTGCTTGGACAGCAATCACCGATGCTGTCACTTCTATCAAGGCGGTGGGCTGGGACTCAAATATTGAGCAGATTGCGGACATATGGGCTGCAACCGCCTTAGCACTCGGAAAGGGCCGAAGCATACTTGCAGACCTCATTGAAGCGACGCGTACACGTCCGGGCCTACCAAATATTCAGGAGGCTTTGAGAAGCGTCGCTGCCCAGTTAAAAGACTTTGATCTTGCTCTAGCGGCAAACGACCAATTGCCTGAGTCTTCCGAAAAACAACTGTGGAACATCCTGCTGCTTTACGAGACACGCAAGTTTAGGCTTTGCTGGCAAGGCTTCAGGGCATGTATAGAGTCTTTGGATAGAGGCCATCCTTTATTCGGGCCCGCAGCAATCGCTGCCTCCCTTTCAGCCCATAAGATGGCTCAGCCTACCTTTGTAAAACAGTGGATCGAAGAACTACAGTCGCATCCAGACCTGAGAGATCAAGCCGCACTCTCAGAGTTTTACATTGCCCTAGAGGTGAGCAGGCTGGCGAAGGAAGATGCATGGAAATCTTTGCATTCCCGCTATGAAGAGCTGGGCCGACCTCTGAGCATTGCGCTCACCCTATTCCAGGAGGCTGATCCTACAGATCTTGAGTATGCGGTGCTGTGCGTGCGTCTATGCGAGAAAATCACAGAGCACTTGTTGCTTTCTCCAGAGATGGCAGCCCGATTGGGGATCGCGTTGGTGACGCTGAAAGACTGGCAGGCACTTCTAGAACTCTGTCAGAGCAAAAGGGTTCGGGCTGAGCCTGGGGATCGGATGGCAGCCTTCGAAGCATTGGCACTCGATCATCTTGGAGAAACAGAACAAGCACGAGACCGATTGCAGGGCATTTTAGCCAAAGGAACTGACGATCAGGTTGCACTCAACACTTACGTAACTATCGCTACAAGGTGTGGCTACGTTGAGGACGCCGTGGAGGCGGCGGAGAAGGTATTTGAAGCCGCAGAAACCAAACATGAACGGCTAGAGTGTGTGAAATTACTGTTTACACTCATCCAATTTGGGGATCAGACCAGCAGCAGGCTTGTTGAGCTTGCTATTCGGGCAGGTGACTTGGTGGATCAAAATGTGGAGAGCCAGGAAGGCGCCTACCTGATGATGCATTTGAGCTCCACGTTAGCGATCACTGACCTCGATCTTGCCAGCGATCGTGAGCAATTTCAGACACGCGCAAATGCGTTTTTCCAGAAATTCCCCAATTCTCGAATGCTTAGGAGAGGGGAAATTCGGGAGGGTTCTTCTGCCACAGAGTTGGTAGAAAGTCTCAAGTCTCTTATAGGCATAACCGCAGATCAGGAAGCGCTCCAGAGTCGGCTTGAATACGGATTGCAGCAAGGTTTCACAGTCATTCCGTTCTCATGGCGTCCTCGATTTGTTCTGTCCTCCATCTGCGATGTCGTGCACCTCTGGGAAACTGCGAAGGTGTCGAGCCGTGATGATCGAAAGTACCATCTTTCCATGAATAGCGAGCTTGCTTGGCAGCCTCTTGGTGCTGAGGCTCTACGGCAACTTGTTCCCTTACTGGACTGGACGGCACTGCTCGTACTCTACGATTTGGAATTGATCGAACCCGTTGTCAATTTCTTCGGGAAAATTGCGATATCCAAAGCCACCATGGAGGAGCTTGCAGAGTTCACGAACCCGATGTATGGAAGTCCAATGCGTGGCAAGTGCCTGGGCCTACAAAAGTCCTTGAAGCCCCATCTCGCTTCAATTCTGCAGCCGTCGTCGTCAGGAGGAGTCAACAGGGCCTCTAATACTGCACCGGTTGGCCGAAGCAATACACAGATTGTAGAGATCTGCGCGGCAGAGCCCGAACGGTTCAGACTTTACTCTGATGACTTTGCTTTCCGAATTTTTTGTGCCGGAAAGTCCGATCCTAATGGAATCTGCACACTTGATGTCTTGGCCGCGCTGGTAGAGGTAGGACTGATTACCCCTATTGATAAGGCCCGCAAAATGGCGCAACTCTGTGAGTGGCGTGTCGGTGTAGTTGTGCATCTACCCGATATTATGGTGCTTCTCCCTCCGTTACTAAGTTCGGCCAAGAGCGTACGTCTAGCCGTGGAAATGCTTGATGCGGAACCCGGATTTATTTCTATAGCCTCAGCGCTGTGGGACTATCGCTCACCATTTGAGCAATCACTGGCACATGCTGCTGCTGTGCTTCGCGCTCTCGTTATAGAGCGGTCGCTATCCGACATCGGACTGGCTGCGCTGTTGAGGCACTGGTATGTCAAAGCGGCCATGAAAAAGGATGCTCCCCCTCACGGCCTCCAGGCAATAACTCTCCTGATACTGATGGCAGGTCTAGATGAAGACTTGACGAAGACTTCTGCAAGAAGAATCTGGACGATCTACATGCTATTGGTAGAGTCCCACCACGGCACCAGGATGGACGAGTCTTGCGAGAGAGAAGCGATCCGACTCTTAGGTACCCATTGTGCCCAATTAGAAGCTGTTGAGCCTGGTGAGGGCCATCGAGTGTTCTCTGCTCTCAACGCGAGCCTCATACAGGATGCGTTTGAACAAACTGAGTTTTCCGCCGCTTATGCAGCCGCGCGGGTAGCCTCACAATACGAGCGAGCAAGAGAAAAATGA
- a CDS encoding HD domain-containing protein, translating to MSAVSDFRLTWLWRHAFVNPQIDITTAEQEFFRERYLAMREKAGQLVAQIVAAMPGMTVHDLSHLDALWETASLVSEGALTISPAEAFVFGASVLLHDSAMSLAAYPNGLEDLRETVAWKDTVTALLGGDDHDPESVNNPSPIIVNRAVPEVLRQLHAQQAEKLATQGWPSVNGDTLYLIDDADVRFFYGETIGLIAHSHWWSVARVEQELSEDLGALAGKTKSKIDRVKLACLLRIADALHLDQRRAPRFLRAISHPKGISALHWSFQERLAAPHIEHEAVVFTAGAPFDIDDADAWWLAYDTISAVNRELQDVDLLMQNRAKGLFFRARRVKGAGSPESLARTIHTRGWRPVDTQLKVSDIPKVVETLGGAKLYGDDPTVVIRELIQNSTDAIQARRRYQAGRRDTWGNIVVSLIEKTDGHWLTVEDNGIGMSELVLTGPLIDFGTSFWRSSLAAQEFPGLIAKGMNAIGRYGIGFFSVFMIGSLVKVISRRFDLGEAAARVLEFRDGTVSRPILAQAIRGQSPVDGGTRIEILLKADPRTKGGILFNSKSGENILTLKQLIASIAPNLDVSIEVEEGGESFPAVSSGDWLDLPDADLLSRLNPFGMSNRHRHGTSISAIRPILDETGKPLGRAFIQPSSFFGADGGWVTIGGLRASRMSNIQGLLVGETLTASRDSALPTLSKEQLAAWATEQAKIIAAARSDELHKARCAEVVLECGGDIGELPIACQGPSDWLSVREIRERFQDTSEVVITFDGEFSYEEDTDDVHPRDFKSSFEPVSNIWVIPKHSGSVLTVGQTQWPRALAPDFSWQRSNLAQLIRIVISEAWSENYEVDDEDVEVGTVNGTPIIRNVTVFRRNDESAGSESSFEE from the coding sequence ATGTCTGCTGTCTCTGATTTCCGTTTGACCTGGTTGTGGCGCCACGCTTTCGTCAATCCACAAATAGACATTACGACCGCTGAGCAGGAGTTTTTCCGAGAACGATACCTAGCCATGCGTGAAAAAGCGGGCCAACTGGTCGCTCAGATCGTAGCAGCTATGCCAGGCATGACAGTCCACGACTTGAGTCACCTAGACGCCTTGTGGGAGACAGCATCGCTCGTTTCAGAAGGCGCCTTGACAATTTCTCCTGCCGAAGCATTCGTTTTCGGGGCGAGTGTCCTTCTGCACGATTCGGCTATGAGTCTTGCCGCTTATCCGAACGGCCTTGAGGATTTGAGGGAGACCGTGGCATGGAAAGATACCGTGACGGCTTTGCTTGGGGGAGATGACCATGATCCCGAATCGGTCAATAACCCTTCACCAATCATCGTCAACCGTGCTGTACCTGAAGTCTTACGCCAGTTGCATGCCCAACAAGCTGAGAAGCTAGCAACTCAAGGCTGGCCGTCCGTTAACGGAGATACGCTTTACCTGATTGACGATGCAGATGTACGCTTTTTTTATGGCGAGACAATCGGACTCATCGCGCACAGCCACTGGTGGTCGGTAGCACGAGTGGAGCAGGAACTTTCGGAGGATCTTGGTGCTCTTGCAGGCAAGACGAAGAGTAAGATTGACCGCGTGAAACTCGCTTGTTTACTCCGTATTGCCGACGCACTCCATTTGGATCAGCGCAGAGCTCCGAGGTTTCTGCGAGCGATATCACACCCCAAAGGCATATCTGCCCTGCATTGGTCATTCCAAGAGCGGCTAGCTGCGCCCCATATCGAGCATGAAGCCGTGGTCTTCACCGCTGGCGCACCTTTCGATATCGACGACGCGGACGCCTGGTGGCTCGCATATGACACGATCTCGGCGGTGAATCGCGAGTTGCAGGATGTAGACTTGTTGATGCAAAACAGAGCAAAGGGATTGTTCTTTCGAGCCCGGCGAGTCAAGGGCGCCGGCAGCCCCGAATCGTTAGCGCGTACTATTCATACCCGAGGATGGCGTCCGGTTGATACGCAGTTAAAAGTTTCAGACATCCCGAAAGTTGTTGAAACACTGGGGGGCGCCAAGCTTTATGGTGACGACCCGACTGTAGTCATCAGGGAGCTCATCCAAAATAGTACCGACGCCATCCAAGCACGTAGACGTTATCAAGCCGGACGACGCGATACCTGGGGCAACATAGTGGTGTCCCTCATAGAAAAAACGGATGGCCACTGGTTGACCGTCGAAGACAATGGTATTGGGATGTCAGAGCTCGTTTTGACCGGCCCGTTGATTGATTTCGGCACATCATTTTGGCGGTCATCACTCGCAGCTCAGGAGTTTCCTGGTCTCATCGCAAAGGGTATGAACGCGATAGGACGATATGGAATCGGCTTTTTCTCGGTATTTATGATTGGTTCCTTAGTAAAGGTGATTTCTCGCCGCTTTGACTTAGGCGAAGCCGCCGCTCGCGTATTAGAGTTTAGAGATGGCACTGTATCGCGCCCCATTCTCGCCCAAGCGATACGGGGTCAATCACCAGTCGACGGGGGGACGAGGATTGAGATTTTGCTGAAGGCCGATCCACGGACTAAAGGGGGAATACTTTTCAACAGTAAATCTGGCGAAAACATTCTCACTCTAAAACAGCTCATTGCATCGATAGCGCCAAACCTAGACGTTTCGATTGAGGTTGAAGAAGGCGGTGAAAGTTTTCCAGCGGTAAGTTCCGGCGATTGGCTTGACCTACCTGATGCAGATTTGCTTAGCCGACTTAACCCCTTTGGAATGTCAAACAGACACAGGCATGGGACGAGCATTTCCGCGATACGACCTATCCTTGATGAGACTGGAAAACCGCTAGGTCGCGCATTTATCCAACCAAGTAGTTTCTTCGGCGCTGATGGAGGATGGGTCACGATCGGAGGACTTAGGGCGTCTCGGATGTCTAACATTCAAGGTTTGTTGGTAGGCGAAACCTTAACTGCGTCTCGCGATTCCGCCTTGCCAACTCTGTCTAAAGAACAGCTCGCGGCATGGGCAACAGAGCAGGCGAAGATTATTGCGGCGGCTAGATCTGATGAGCTTCACAAAGCCCGATGTGCAGAAGTTGTACTTGAGTGTGGAGGAGACATTGGTGAACTGCCGATAGCATGCCAGGGCCCGAGTGACTGGTTAAGCGTCAGAGAGATACGTGAACGATTCCAAGACACGTCGGAGGTGGTGATCACATTCGACGGGGAATTCTCCTATGAGGAGGACACCGACGATGTCCATCCTCGAGATTTCAAAAGCTCCTTCGAGCCAGTTAGCAACATTTGGGTTATTCCGAAACACAGCGGCTCAGTGTTAACCGTAGGTCAGACACAATGGCCAAGAGCCTTGGCTCCAGATTTTTCTTGGCAAAGATCAAACCTTGCACAGCTGATCAGGATAGTGATCAGCGAAGCCTGGAGCGAAAATTACGAGGTCGATGATGAAGACGTGGAGGTCGGAACGGTTAACGGCACACCGATAATACGAAACGTTACAGTGTTTAGGCGAAATGATGAATCCGCCGGGTCTGAGAGCTCATTCGAAGAGTGA